The Dethiosulfovibrio peptidovorans DSM 11002 nucleotide sequence TCCGGAAGGCCCGTTCGGACCTGTTCTTGACGTTTTCAGGCAGGGAGGATCTTTCCAGTATGGACAGTATGTCCGACAGATGTCTGTGACAGTGGCCGTGGTCATGGCCATGATGATCGCCGGAATGGACCTCCACCTTGAAGTCGGTGCCGGAGATTCCCCGTCTAAGACCTTTTTCGATGGAAAGGCCGTAACCGTCCAGGTCCAGCCCTTTCATGGCAGAGATGAATTCATCTTGAGAGAAGAGCCCCAGGTCGATCATGGCTCCTATGAACATATCCCCCGCTATGCCTGCGAAGGGCTCCAGATAAAGGGTTCTCATGAAATCTCCTTTTCCAATTCTTTTCTAGCCCACAGAAGGTCCGAATCGGTGTCTATGCCGGGGGCGTGTCTTCCCCGTGCCACAGGGACCATTATGTCGTAACCGTGTTCGATCGCCCTGAGCTGTTCCAGCGATTCGCTCTCCGACAGAGGGGTGGGTTCCAGGGAAATGTATCTATCCAGAAAATCCCTCCTGTAGCCGTATATTCCCAGGTGTCCGTAGACTGTGGCACCGTGAACTCTTCTGTATGGGATGGGAGACCGGCTGAAGTAGAGGGCTCTGTCCGTCTGATCCACCACCACCTTGACCCTGTTGGGGTTGTCTATTTCCTCCTTCTCCAGGGGGTATCTGAGGGATACCATAGGGATCTCCGGGTTTTCGCAGAGACAGAGGGCCACCTGGTCCACTAGGGCGGGATCCATAAAGGGCTCGTCTCCCTGGACGTTGACGACTCCGTCGCAGGAGACGCCCTTTATCGCTTCGGCCACACGACATGTGCCGTTGGGATGGTTATGAGAGGTCATGACCGCCTCTCCGCCGAAGGAGCGGACCGCCTGGGCGATCCGCTCGTCGTCGGTGGCGACCATGACCCGGCTTATCCGACCGGCGGACATGGTTCTCTCGTAGACGTGCTGTATCACCGGCTTGCCTCCCAGGTCGCAAAGAGGCTTGCCGGGCAGACGGGAGGAGCCGTAACGGGCCGGTATTACCGCCACTATCTCCATGTTACGACCGAGAGAGGCGGTACTCCCCCGCCTTGGCTCTCATCCTGGCGGGATCTATGGGACGGACGTTCTCGACGATCCACTCTCTCATGGCCTTTCCTTCCTCTGTCTCCTGCTTATAGCTCATGAAGTCCAGTTTAATATCCAGCTCGTCGGCGACCCTTAGGGCCATGACCGGCCAGATCTCGCCTATGTCGCCTATTACGGGAATGCTTCCCTCATGACGGGCGAAGGCGGACATCTCCATCCTGAAGGGTATGCCGGAGATCTTTGTCTTGGGAAGCCCCTTGTCTATGGCCTCCTGGATTCTGGCGTTATCCCTCTGCTGGTCCTGGGCCTTTCTGAGGTTTTCGTCCAGGTCTATACGGATGAGGGTCTTTTCCCTTAGGTGATAGGTGTGGAGTCCTTTCCACCAGGCCCATATGCCGTGACCGGTGTAGTTCTCGAAGGGGCCGTCGTGGAGCTCCTGGGAGAGGGCTATGGCCGACTCTATTATTATGTCGGCGTCCTCCAGCATTCCGGCCAGTCTCATGCTACGGTTGGATATGGGGATGCTGTCTCCTATGGCGAGGCCGATGTTGCCTCCTCCCACCATCTGGGGGATGCTGACTATCACTGGAAGTCCCTTTTCCGCTCCTATTCCTATCATGGTCTTGCGGTCCGCCCCCCATCCGGCGACGGTCTCGAAGGGAAGACCGTAGGTCCTGGCTATCTCCAGTATCTCCGAGGCCAGGGTCTCGTTCCAGAGCCCCATGGGGTAGGCCATGTTGCCCGCCGCCTTGACCACGTCGTGACCTTCCACCTCGTCTTCCTTGGCCAGAAGATCCTCGTCCAAAACCATTTCCCTGCGAAGGGCTTCTCTCTCCTCGTCGGTCATCCTGGTGAACTCGAAGACGTTGCCTCTGGGCATCTTCTCCTCCGGCAGGCCGAGCTGGGAGGCGTCGCACATCTTTACCCTGTCCAGGGAACCGGCCATCTCGTGCCCTATCACGGCGGAACTTGTGGTGACACCGTCTATTATGCCCTTGTCCATGAGCTCGGCTATAAGGGTGGTGACTCCTTCGTGGATGTTGGGGCCGCTTCCGGAGGCCACGACTATCTTGCCGCCCTTTTTCTTGACCGCCACCATCTTGGCCACAGCGTCGTCGACCGCCTTTTTGGATCGGTCATCCAGGTTAGCGTAAAATCCGTCTATAAGCTCTCTGTTTATCGTCATGATTGATTCCCTCCCGATATAGGTTATTTTAGTTTAGATAAGGAGCCACTATCTCCCAGGAACGGTCGGCCGCCGATTCGAGACCTTGAAAATAGTCTCGACAGTCGGCCTCGACCTTTTCTCTACGTCTGCCGTCCAGATCTCTCAGAAACGCCGTTGCCATGGTATCCTCGTCGGATATCATGGTGCATATTCCCATCTTTACCATGCTATCCGTTGCCTCCACGAAGTCCTCGTAGTGGGGTCCCTGGCAGAAGGGCACCCCGAAAAGGGCGGCCTCCATTATGTTCTGTCCGCCTCTGGGAGCTATGCTGCCTCCGACGAAGGCACAGTCCGCAACGGAGTAGAGGCCGAATAGCACCCCTATGGCGTCCACCACCAGGGTGCGCCATCCCGGTTCGATGCGGCTGTATAAGCTGACCGGCCCCAGATCCGACGCCGATCGGGCTATACGGCGAGATCTCTCGGGATGTCTCGGCACGATTACGAGTCTGGCGTCGGGGTAGCGGTTCAGCACCTTCCGGAAGGCCTTCATAACTATTTCGTCCTCGCCGGTGTGGGTGCTTCCGGCCAGAACGATCGGGCCTCCGCCTCCTAAGGTCGCGAGAATTTCGTCTTTGTCCAGCCCGGCCTTTCTCTCCATCAGGGCGTCGGCCTTGCAGTCTCCGGTTATCTCTATTTTTTCCTCTTCCACTCCCAGATCGATCAGTTTTTCCATGTCCGACCGGGATCTCACCATCATTCCGGTATAGCAGGAGAGGACCTCCCTCCAGAAGGACCTGAAACGCCTCATGGACAGATAGGTTTTGTCGGAGAATCTGCCGTTGACCATAAAGGCAGGGACGCTTCTACGGCTCATCTCCCAAAGCATCCCCGGCCAGATCTCAGTCTCCACCGTTACGTAGACTTTTGGACGAAGTGCATTCAGGGCCCTGTTCAGCACGACTGGGCTGTCCCAGGGATAGGATATTACCCTGTCGGGAACATCTTGGAGCAACCGTACCGCCATCTCTCTTCCGGTCGGGGTTATGGTGGACAGTATCACCGGACGCTTCTCCAGGGCTACCTTGGCCCTTCTAAGAAACGGGGCCGCCGACTGAACCTCCCCCACCGACACCGAATGGACCCATAGGGGCCTGCCTCTTTTCCTGAGTTGGGACAGAAGTGAGGGGTCGTATATTCCCCTTCTCTCCTCCAGCCCTAATCCGGCGTATTTACGTTCCAGCCAGGGAGATGCCAGGGCGAAGCCGAGAGCGGCGGCTCCCCTATACAGTTGCAGCGACAGAGACATGTCAGGAGAGCCCGGCCTGAAGAAGCTCGTGAAGGTGAACCATGCCTACAGGACGGTCTTCCTCGGTTATTATGAGAACCGAGACCTCTACGTCCTGCATTATACGGACCGCCTCCACCGCCAGATGGTCCGGCCCTATGGTTCTGGGCCCCACTGTCATGACGTCCGAGATGTTCTCCTCCAGGGCTGAGACGCCCTGTCTCTCTATGAGCCTTCTAAGATCTCCGTCGGTGAAGACTCCCACCAGAATCCCCTGATCATCCACGACGGTGGTGGCTCCGTAGTTCTTGCTGGTTATCTCGAAGAGGGCCTCCTTGACCGCCACGTCGGCCTTGACCACCGGCAGTTTGGGGCCGGCCCCCATGACGTCTGACACCTTGAGCAGAAGCTGGCGGCCCAAGGCTCCGGCCGGATGGAAAAGAGCGAAGTCCTCCTTGCGGAGGCATCTCATCTCCGTCACGACACCGGCCAGGGCGTCTCCTATGGCCAGCTGGACCGTGGTGCTGCTGGTTGGGGCCAGGTTAAGAGGATCGGCCTCCCTTTCCACAGAGGCATTCAATATCACGTCGGCACCCTTGGCCAGAGGCGATTCGAGGCTACCGGTTAGGGCTATGACCGGAGCTCCCAGTCGTCTGAAAAAGGGGATGAGCTTGACCACCTCGGAGGTGGTTCCGCTGTGGCTTATGAGAAAGGCCACGTCCTCCCGACGAACCATTCCCAGGTCTCCGTGGGCCGCCTCGGCGGCGTGAAGGAAAAAGGAGGGTGTGCCGAGGGACGCCAGGGTCGCGGCGATCTTTCTGCCTATGTGCCCCGATTTTCCAAGACCGGAGATGACCAGCCTTCCCCGACATCCCTGCACGATTCGGGCAGCCTTGGCAAGCTCGGGGCCCATCCTGGAGGCAGCTTTTTTTATCTCCTCCGCCTCCTCCAGAAGGACCTGTCGCCCTATCTCGACCAGTTTTTCGTCGTCGAAGACGGGACAATCCCTCTCGCTGGGAAGGCTCATCATTTCCCAGCGTCCTCCCAGTCCAGGGAGAATACACCCAGGTCGGACTTGACCAGGTCGTCCAGGACCTTTATGCCGGTAAGGATGTCCTTCAGCCTGTCCAGGGGAACCATGTTGGGACCGTCGCTGAGGGCCTCGTCGGGGTTAGGATGGACCTCCAGGAAGAGGGCGTCGATTCCCAGCCCCACAGCGGCTCTGGAAAGAGCGGGAACGAAACGGCGATCTCCGCCGGAGGTGTCACCTCTGCCACCGGGCATCTGGACGCTGTGGGTGGCGTCGAAGACGACGGGGCACCCCATGGATCTCATTATGGGAAGCGACCTCATGTCGACCACGAGCTGGCCGTATCCCATTGTGGTTCCCCTCTCGCAGAGCATTACCTTATCGTTTCCCGCCTCGTTGCACTTGCTGACAACCGCCTTCATATCGTAGGGGGACATGAACTGTCCCTTCTTGACGTTGAGGGGCTTTCCCGTTTTCGATGCCGCTACCAGTAGATCGGTCTGACGACAGAGAAAGGCCGGAATCTGAAGAACGTCGGCCACCTCCGCCACAGGGGCGGCCTGCCAGGGCTCGTGTATATCCGTTATGACCGGTACTCCCAGGGTTTCCTTTATCTCCGAGAGCCAACGAAGGCCCTTTTCGAGTCCCGGACCTCTGTAGCTGTGTATGGAGGTCCTGTTGGCCTTGTCGTAGGAGGCCTTGAATATATAGTTCAAGCCCAACTCTTCGCTGATCTCCTTTATCCTCTTTCCGGTCTCCATGGACAGTTCAAGACTCTCCAGTGAGCACGGACCGGCTATGACGGCCAAAGGACCGCCTCCTATTCTAACTTTGCCGATCTCTATCTCGGTAACCATGGGATCTCTCCTCTCCTCGATTCTCCAGGGATTCCTTTAGTCTGGAGTAAACCTCGCAACGGACGGACCAGCCCAACACACGGGAACAGTAGCGAACGACGCTGTCCAGGGCACCGGGGGCTCCAAGCCTCTTCCTACCCGCCTCCGCCATGGTGCGGGCCAAAGTTTCATCCGATAGGACCAGGAGTGCGGCCTCCGCCAGTCTTTCCGGGTCCGCCGACACGAGCCATTCGGCCTCTCCAAGCAGTTTCTGCTGGACCAACTTTCCCTTTTCCAATATGGAGACGACCGGAACTCCCAATCCAGCACAGACCTGATTCGCCGTTCCTCCCAGTCCAAGCAGGACATGAGCTCCTGCAGCGACCTCTGCCACAGCCCCTCGGTGAACGTGGACCTCCACCGAGTTCGGCCCCTTCAAAATCCGTCCGTCCAGGGTCCAGCCCGGACATCCCCGAGCCATTTTACGAAGATCCAGGGTCGGAGCCAGTACCGCTACGAAACGACAGCTCCTCCGGGCCGCCATTATGGGCACCGAGTCCAGAAGCAATCGAACGTCCTCGTAGGCCCTGTTGCGGCTTCCCGGAAGTATGAGAACCCTGTCTCCCTCGGAAGGCCAGGAGAAGTCGTCCTCTTCATTATCCCCTATAAGGTCCATTATTGGATTGCCCTGGAAGCGAGCGGACACGCCGGCTTTAGAAAGATCCTCGGCAGTCTCCTCGTCTCTGGTCCAGACGGTCCTGGCCCGTCCTCTAAGGAGGGCTCTCTCCGCCATCCAGTGGCCGTGAAGGTAGTTGGTCTTGGCCGTGGCAATCAAAAGGGGAGACAGCCCCTGCCCCCACAGAGTATGAAGCAACAGATAAACGTCACCGACGCACAGGGGGGTGCGAATGCAGCCGCTCCTTTTCCTCCATGCCTTCAGTTGTCTTCGGATATGGCCGAACAGCCCGGAGCGGACGTCGATAAGCAGATCCGCGATACGGTATTTTATGACTCCTCCCGTCGGGGTCACCGAAGGTGACGAACCGACCTTTATTCCCCTCTGCAGGTATTGCTCTCCCTTTCCTACCAGGGGAAAGCCTGTGACCTCCGCCACAGGAAAAGCTTCCTCTATCTTTCGAGCCAGAAGGGAGGCCATGGCGTCCTCGCCGTATCCGTTGGAGGCCACCACTACCTTCGGCCTGAGTCCGTCGGTCACGGCCCTCCAGAAACGGTCTTCGTCCTCCACCTCGGTCTCCAAAAAGGGGACCATGAGTGGAAAGGGCGGCTTCCAGCCCCTGGGTAGGTTGTAGACGTCCTTTTCCGTACAGGCCACCCCGAAGGCTCCAGACAACCTATAGATCCTTTCGATCCTTTTCAAGTCCTCCGAGGTATATCTGTGATGGTCTTTGAAACGGACTTCCTCTATAACCTCCACTCCCTGCCCTGACAGGGTGGAGAGAAAGCTTCGGGGATTGCCTATGGCGGAAAAGGCGACCACGGTCCTCCCAGACGGTTTTTGCACCCCTTCGAACTCAGAGCCGTTCCAGAGGCACCAGCGTTCTATCCTCAGAGAGGATCTGAAAATCTTTCGTCTAGGGACCACTCGACACAGCCGGTCGTAGAGCCTTTGAACCGCCTCGGGAGAGACTTGGTCCACCTTTGTCATCACCACTATGTGGGCCCGTCTCAGGCTTTCCACCGGCTCCCTGAGAATACCCCCCGGGACCAGCCTGCCGTTGCCGAACGGACAGGCTGCGTCGACCAGGACGACGTCCAGATCCCGCCCCAGTTTTCTGTGCTGGAAGCCATCGTCGGCCACCACGATCTGAACCCCTCTTTTGCTCAGGGCCCTGATGTCTCCGAATCGATCCCTGGACACTGCCACGAAGATCCCCGGAAGTCTGTTGGACAACAGAAGAGGCTCATCTCCTACCCGATTTCTATCGGCTTTGCCGCCTCTGAAAACGTGGGGGCCCTCGGTGCTTCCTCCGTATCCTCGACTGACTATCCCCGGTCTGAGACCTCTTTTCGATAGTCCCCTGGTGATCATCTCGACGAAGGGAGTTTTATTCGTTCCTCCGAGGGTTACGTTTCCCACGCTTATAACAGGAAGAGGCGGTTCCTTGGAGTGAGATATTCCCCTATCGAAGGCCCAGTTTCTAGACCTGACGAAGAGAGAGGCCAGCCAGCCCAACGGAGCCAGGCACATCCAGGGAGAAAGTTTTTTCTCTCCCTTGGCGTGGGCCAGATAGCTTTTGAAAAGCACCATCACCGCCGATCTCCGTGCTGTATGGCGTAGAGCCTGCTGTAGGGTCCGTCGGAGATGGAGAGTTCCGAATGGGTTCCCTCCTCTACGATAACCCCGTCCTTCAGAAACAATATCCTGTCGGCCCCTCTTATGGTGGAGAGTCTGTGGGCTATTACGAAGGAGGTCCGCCCCTCCATGGCCCTGTCCATAGCCTTCTGAATGGCCTGTTCCACCTGGGCGTCGAGGGAGGATGTGGCCTCGTCCATTATGAGTATCCTCGGATCCCTCACTATGGCCCTGGCTATGGCGACCCTCTGTCTCTGCCCTCCGCTAAGGGTAACTCCCCTCTCGCCGATCTCCGAGTCGTATCCCGATGGGAGGGATTCTATGAACTCCGATATGCCAGCTATCTCGGCGGCCTTCACTATCTCCTCATCCGTCGCGTCGTCGTAGCCGTAGGAGATGTTGTAACGGAAGGTCCCCTTCATGAGGATCGGATCCTGGGGGACCACGCCGATCTGACGGCGCAGGGAGGTAAGGTCCAGCGATCTGACGTCGTGTCCGTCTATCTCCACCGAACCCTTCTCGGGATCGTAGAAACGCTGTATGAGGTCAACCATGGTGGACTTTCCGGAGCCGGTGGATCCCACCACAGCGACGGTCTCTCCGGGTTTCACCGAAAAGGAAATGCCCCTAAGGACCCACTCATCGTCGTAGCGGAACCAGAGGTCCCTGAAATTCACAGCCCCCTTGACGGGGCTGAGAACGACGGGGTTTTCGGGCTCTTCCACCCTTTCCCTGTTGTCCAGAAGCTCGAAAATCCTCTCAGCCGATGCCAGACCGTGCTGAAGCTGGCTTATAACCCTCGTTAGAACCGTCACAGGATGGGCCATAAAGCCAAGATATCCCAGGAAGGCGATGAGGTCGCCGGGTGTCATCTCGCCGTCCACGACGGACCGGCCTCCCAGCCAGAAGATGGCGGCCAAAGCGGCTATTAGGAGGACCTCGACAGCGCCGGACAGAATCGCGTTGACCTGGGTTCCTCTCATGAGGGCCTTGAAGTTGGCCATGTTCTGACGCTCGAAGCGCAGTCGTTCCTGTTCCTCGGTGGCAAAGGCCCTAACTATCCGGATCGCCGACAGGGCTTCCTCCGCCAGAGCGGAAAGACCGGCCAGGTTCTCCTGGATGTCGTGCCCCACCTTTCTGAGCTTTTTAGAGGCCCTATCTATCACCCACACCGTGAGGGGAAGCACGGCAAAGGTCACTAAGGTAAGCCGCCAGTTTATGTATACCAAAAATCCGAGCATCCCCAAGGTCGTAACTCCCTGAACGATCAGATCCACCACGGCGTTGGTAACGGTGGACTGTAACACGGTAGCGTCGTTGGTAACCCGGGATATCAGCTCTCCCACCCTATGACCGTTTATGTACTTGAGTGACATATACTGAGAGGCCATGTAGGCCTGAAGTCGAAGATCCAGCACCACCCTCTGGCCAACCCAGGTCATGAGGTATTTCTGACCGTAGGACGCCACGCCCTTCACCACGTAGACGGCGACCAAAGTCACCGCGATAACGTTGAGCATGAACAGATCCTTCCTTATGAGGACGTCGTCCACCACGTTTTTCATTAGCCAAGGGGGAACGACTGCACATCCGGACACCACGAACATGCAGAAAAGAGCCGACGCTATGCGTTTGGTGTAGGGCTTTGCGTAGGAGAGCACTCTAAGGTAGATCTCCATGGAACGGGACGGCTTCATATCGGCTATACCAACCTTTCGATCAAATCGCAGAAGACGGAAGAAGGCGATTTTGCCTTACCTCTCAGTTTTTCCAGACGGACCCTCTGTTTCCTCAGCTTGACCTCGTCGGTCAAGATATTCGCCACGGCGTCGGCCAATTGGGCCGGAGATATATCCCCTACCAGCTCGGGCATTATCTCCTCTTCCGCCAGACGATTGGGCCAGGCGACAAAGCCTCTCTTTCGGGCAGCGTGACGAAGGACTTTTTCCTTGAGAGAGGCTCCTCCTGGCAGAGAGAAAAACCACCCTCTGAACCCGCTAATGGGAATTGACCTCAGAAAATCGAAGGGAATGGCCACTATAGATGGGACCGTCCGATCGAGAAGCTCCAGGGTGTTGGTGCCGGGCTGGGTAACGGCCAGGTCCACATCGTCCAAGGCCGCTCCTGTAGCTCCCGTGAAGGGGTTCAGACCGGCTTTCCTCCAACTCTCGACTTCCTCCGGACGAGAGAAGGGGGACAACATGGATGCCACCTGTATGTCCAGTTTATCGACCAAAGAAGGAACCATCTCGGACAGATAGCTCATGGCAACGTTCCTTATCCAGGGTCGGCTTCCGGGGAAAAGGAGAACTCTTTTCCTCCTCCCATCCCGCCACGGAGTGGGGGTCTCAGGGTCCATCCTGAGTCCGTCTGAGACCAGGTCTCCCACAACCTGAACCGACTTTCCCATAGATCGGGCCATAGATTCGAAAGCGGTAGCCTTAAGATCACACCTGTCCAGCCCCTTCTTGTAGCCGTAGGAATAACAGGCCAAGGGGACCCTATGAAAGGCCGCCATGGCACGACCGAACATCAGATCCCCTCCAAGCTGTATCACCACGTCGCATCGGTCATGGAAAAGTTTCCCGAAGGAACCTATAGGGTCGGACGGCCCTGTAACGACGTCGATCCCCTCTATAGATAAGGCCACTTCCCTCTCTCGGCCTGTCGCGAAGGGACACCTCAGAAGATGAAGATGGATCTTCCATCCTCTCTGGGACATCTCTCGGGCTAGTGGTCTGCACCATCCCCACAGTTCGCCGGGACCGTTGGCGAGCAAAGCAGCGGTCGGGGAGCTCACAGCCTCGATATCCTCTCGGCCCAGAAATCGGCCGCCCCGGTCGAGCCCATCATCGAACGACACCTTTCCAGATCCCCATGGACCCGACGGCGAATACTCCGGTTGGAACGGTATGATACGAGGGATGAGAGTATCTCCGAACTTTTGCACCTATCCTGTAACAGCTCGGGATAGACCTTCCTACGGACCATGACGTTCGGTATCGACACGAAGGGAAGGCGTATGAAATTATCGTATATGAACCATTCCAGACTTCCGGCCCGGTACAGGACGGTCATGAACCTATCGGACATCATAGCCTCGACCGCCACTGTGCCACTGGCTCCAGCGGCCATGCCGCATCTTCTGAGAAGATCTCTCGCCTCTCCCCGGTAAAGCCCGAATTTTCCTACTTCCTCCAAGACCGAATCGCGAGAGGATCGAGAGAGCCCCGGCGCCAGGGAGAAGACGGGCTTCAGTCCTAGGTCTTCGAGTCGCCTGGCCAGAGACACCAAAATCGGCATAAGCCGACGGATCTCCGAATCTCTGCTTCCGGGAAGCAACGCCACCGAGTCCGGCTCCGAAGGGGGAACCGGAGGGGGGAAGGTATCCACCATAGGATGGCCTATCCAAGCGGAGGAGACGCCGTTGCGAACCAGATGGCTGTGTTCGAATTCGAAAAGAGGCAGATTGAGGTCGAAAAGCTCTCTAAGATGAATTACCCGTCTTTTCCGCCAGGCCCATACTGTGGGGGGAGACAGGTAAACCACCGGTCCGGAATAACCGCTTTTACGAAGCCGCCTCACCATGGGAATATGGAAGTCCGGGCTGTCCACCACGACGACCGCCTCGGGTTTCCTGAGACATATCTCCCTGACGATGCGGTCGGCCAGTCTATACAGTCTGGGCAAAGCCGCCAATGCCTCGGATAAGCCCATTATGTGAAGCTCCGAGCTTTTCCATAGGGGTTCAACCCCGGACGCTGCCCCC carries:
- the kdsB gene encoding 3-deoxy-manno-octulosonate cytidylyltransferase — encoded protein: MEIVAVIPARYGSSRLPGKPLCDLGGKPVIQHVYERTMSAGRISRVMVATDDERIAQAVRSFGGEAVMTSHNHPNGTCRVAEAIKGVSCDGVVNVQGDEPFMDPALVDQVALCLCENPEIPMVSLRYPLEKEEIDNPNRVKVVVDQTDRALYFSRSPIPYRRVHGATVYGHLGIYGYRRDFLDRYISLEPTPLSESESLEQLRAIEHGYDIMVPVARGRHAPGIDTDSDLLWARKELEKEIS
- a CDS encoding 3-deoxy-D-manno-octulosonic acid transferase, with protein sequence MSLSLQLYRGAAALGFALASPWLERKYAGLGLEERRGIYDPSLLSQLRKRGRPLWVHSVSVGEVQSAAPFLRRAKVALEKRPVILSTITPTGREMAVRLLQDVPDRVISYPWDSPVVLNRALNALRPKVYVTVETEIWPGMLWEMSRRSVPAFMVNGRFSDKTYLSMRRFRSFWREVLSCYTGMMVRSRSDMEKLIDLGVEEEKIEITGDCKADALMERKAGLDKDEILATLGGGGPIVLAGSTHTGEDEIVMKAFRKVLNRYPDARLVIVPRHPERSRRIARSASDLGPVSLYSRIEPGWRTLVVDAIGVLFGLYSVADCAFVGGSIAPRGGQNIMEAALFGVPFCQGPHYEDFVEATDSMVKMGICTMISDEDTMATAFLRDLDGRRREKVEADCRDYFQGLESAADRSWEIVAPYLN
- a CDS encoding KpsF/GutQ family sugar-phosphate isomerase, whose product is MMSLPSERDCPVFDDEKLVEIGRQVLLEEAEEIKKAASRMGPELAKAARIVQGCRGRLVISGLGKSGHIGRKIAATLASLGTPSFFLHAAEAAHGDLGMVRREDVAFLISHSGTTSEVVKLIPFFRRLGAPVIALTGSLESPLAKGADVILNASVEREADPLNLAPTSSTTVQLAIGDALAGVVTEMRCLRKEDFALFHPAGALGRQLLLKVSDVMGAGPKLPVVKADVAVKEALFEITSKNYGATTVVDDQGILVGVFTDGDLRRLIERQGVSALEENISDVMTVGPRTIGPDHLAVEAVRIMQDVEVSVLIITEEDRPVGMVHLHELLQAGLS
- the kdsA gene encoding 3-deoxy-8-phosphooctulonate synthase, producing the protein MVTEIEIGKVRIGGGPLAVIAGPCSLESLELSMETGKRIKEISEELGLNYIFKASYDKANRTSIHSYRGPGLEKGLRWLSEIKETLGVPVITDIHEPWQAAPVAEVADVLQIPAFLCRQTDLLVAASKTGKPLNVKKGQFMSPYDMKAVVSKCNEAGNDKVMLCERGTTMGYGQLVVDMRSLPIMRSMGCPVVFDATHSVQMPGGRGDTSGGDRRFVPALSRAAVGLGIDALFLEVHPNPDEALSDGPNMVPLDRLKDILTGIKVLDDLVKSDLGVFSLDWEDAGK
- the lpxK gene encoding tetraacyldisaccharide 4'-kinase, whose translation is MVLFKSYLAHAKGEKKLSPWMCLAPLGWLASLFVRSRNWAFDRGISHSKEPPLPVISVGNVTLGGTNKTPFVEMITRGLSKRGLRPGIVSRGYGGSTEGPHVFRGGKADRNRVGDEPLLLSNRLPGIFVAVSRDRFGDIRALSKRGVQIVVADDGFQHRKLGRDLDVVLVDAACPFGNGRLVPGGILREPVESLRRAHIVVMTKVDQVSPEAVQRLYDRLCRVVPRRKIFRSSLRIERWCLWNGSEFEGVQKPSGRTVVAFSAIGNPRSFLSTLSGQGVEVIEEVRFKDHHRYTSEDLKRIERIYRLSGAFGVACTEKDVYNLPRGWKPPFPLMVPFLETEVEDEDRFWRAVTDGLRPKVVVASNGYGEDAMASLLARKIEEAFPVAEVTGFPLVGKGEQYLQRGIKVGSSPSVTPTGGVIKYRIADLLIDVRSGLFGHIRRQLKAWRKRSGCIRTPLCVGDVYLLLHTLWGQGLSPLLIATAKTNYLHGHWMAERALLRGRARTVWTRDEETAEDLSKAGVSARFQGNPIMDLIGDNEEDDFSWPSEGDRVLILPGSRNRAYEDVRLLLDSVPIMAARRSCRFVAVLAPTLDLRKMARGCPGWTLDGRILKGPNSVEVHVHRGAVAEVAAGAHVLLGLGGTANQVCAGLGVPVVSILEKGKLVQQKLLGEAEWLVSADPERLAEAALLVLSDETLARTMAEAGRKRLGAPGALDSVVRYCSRVLGWSVRCEVYSRLKESLENRGEERSHGYRDRDRQS
- a CDS encoding ABC transporter ATP-binding protein — encoded protein: MKPSRSMEIYLRVLSYAKPYTKRIASALFCMFVVSGCAVVPPWLMKNVVDDVLIRKDLFMLNVIAVTLVAVYVVKGVASYGQKYLMTWVGQRVVLDLRLQAYMASQYMSLKYINGHRVGELISRVTNDATVLQSTVTNAVVDLIVQGVTTLGMLGFLVYINWRLTLVTFAVLPLTVWVIDRASKKLRKVGHDIQENLAGLSALAEEALSAIRIVRAFATEEQERLRFERQNMANFKALMRGTQVNAILSGAVEVLLIAALAAIFWLGGRSVVDGEMTPGDLIAFLGYLGFMAHPVTVLTRVISQLQHGLASAERIFELLDNRERVEEPENPVVLSPVKGAVNFRDLWFRYDDEWVLRGISFSVKPGETVAVVGSTGSGKSTMVDLIQRFYDPEKGSVEIDGHDVRSLDLTSLRRQIGVVPQDPILMKGTFRYNISYGYDDATDEEIVKAAEIAGISEFIESLPSGYDSEIGERGVTLSGGQRQRVAIARAIVRDPRILIMDEATSSLDAQVEQAIQKAMDRAMEGRTSFVIAHRLSTIRGADRILFLKDGVIVEEGTHSELSISDGPYSRLYAIQHGDRR
- a CDS encoding lipid-A-disaccharide synthase — encoded protein: MSIFLSCGEVSGDILLSSLAGALRKSGYTRPLWGMVGEQGAASGVEPLWKSSELHIMGLSEALAALPRLYRLADRIVREICLRKPEAVVVVDSPDFHIPMVRRLRKSGYSGPVVYLSPPTVWAWRKRRVIHLRELFDLNLPLFEFEHSHLVRNGVSSAWIGHPMVDTFPPPVPPSEPDSVALLPGSRDSEIRRLMPILVSLARRLEDLGLKPVFSLAPGLSRSSRDSVLEEVGKFGLYRGEARDLLRRCGMAAGASGTVAVEAMMSDRFMTVLYRAGSLEWFIYDNFIRLPFVSIPNVMVRRKVYPELLQDRCKSSEILSSLVSYRSNRSIRRRVHGDLERCRSMMGSTGAADFWAERISRL